Proteins found in one Phycisphaerae bacterium genomic segment:
- a CDS encoding response regulator transcription factor, protein MASEKILIVDDERDLVDLIRFNLERSQYQVLTAQDGETALAVARRERPDLIVLDIMLPRASGRDVTMALKNDASTKSIPIIMLTALTGEGDVVLGLQLGADDYVTKPFSMDVLLARVGAVLRRRKPVADEEKVLQAGPLSINRSRHTVELDGSEIPTTLTEFRLLEALVTARARVLSRDQLMSKAMGPDVAVTDRTIDVHVTSLRRKLGRHRELVETVRGVGYRFADVWQQAAVGC, encoded by the coding sequence ATGGCGAGCGAGAAAATACTGATCGTCGATGACGAGCGGGATCTGGTCGATCTCATTCGCTTCAATCTGGAGCGGAGTCAGTACCAGGTGCTGACGGCGCAGGATGGGGAAACGGCGCTGGCCGTGGCGCGCCGCGAGCGCCCCGACCTGATCGTGCTCGATATCATGCTCCCGCGCGCCAGCGGTCGCGACGTCACGATGGCGCTGAAGAACGACGCTTCCACGAAGTCCATTCCGATCATCATGTTGACGGCACTCACCGGAGAAGGCGATGTCGTCCTGGGCTTGCAGCTCGGGGCGGACGATTATGTAACCAAGCCCTTCAGCATGGACGTCTTGCTCGCGCGTGTGGGTGCCGTCCTGCGACGCCGCAAGCCTGTCGCCGATGAAGAGAAGGTTCTGCAAGCCGGTCCGTTGAGCATCAATCGTTCTCGACACACCGTCGAACTCGACGGTTCCGAAATCCCCACGACCCTGACCGAATTTCGGCTGCTCGAAGCCCTCGTAACGGCCCGGGCCCGCGTCCTCTCCCGCGACCAGCTTATGAGCAAGGCCATGGGGCCCGATGTCGCGGTGACCGACCGCACCATTGACGTCCACGTGACGTCGCTCCGCCGCAAGCTCGGCCGGCATCGCGAACTGGTTGAGACGGTGCGTGGTGTCGGATACCGGTTTGCCGACGTGTGGCAGCAGGCCGCGGTAGGCTGTTAA
- a CDS encoding DUF47 family protein, with translation MFSIMPRDTGFFDLFEKAARIVYDASEAYSNVVRDYPKRDEYISRIRQFEHDGDEVVHRTLEKLDTTFITPFDREDIHALMKLMDDVIDEIDAASKRLNLYQINEPTPWIIKQTEILVRSCTLVGEAVKRLRDLRRPNGLQQKLVEIHLLENMGDENNHSAIAELYATTRDPILAMKWKEIYDLTERAIDRCEDIANTIEAIVLKNT, from the coding sequence GTGTTCAGCATCATGCCTCGCGACACCGGCTTTTTCGACTTGTTCGAAAAGGCCGCCCGCATTGTTTACGACGCCAGCGAGGCCTACTCCAATGTCGTGCGCGATTATCCCAAACGCGACGAATACATCAGCCGAATTCGACAATTCGAACACGACGGCGACGAAGTCGTGCATCGTACGCTGGAGAAACTCGACACCACATTCATCACGCCCTTCGATCGCGAGGATATTCACGCCCTGATGAAGCTGATGGATGACGTGATCGACGAGATCGACGCTGCCTCCAAGCGACTCAATCTGTATCAGATTAACGAACCGACGCCGTGGATCATCAAGCAGACCGAAATCCTGGTGCGTTCTTGCACCCTGGTCGGCGAGGCGGTCAAGCGGCTGCGCGATCTTCGCCGCCCCAACGGGCTTCAGCAGAAGCTGGTGGAGATTCACCTGCTCGAAAACATGGGCGACGAAAACAACCACTCCGCTATCGCCGAGCTGTATGCCACGACGCGCGATCCCATCCTGGCGATGAAGTGGAAGGAGATCTACGACCTGACGGAGCGGGCCATCGACCGCTGCGAGGATATCGCCAACACGATCGAGGCCATCGTCTTGAAGAACACGTGA